One Salipiger sp. H15 DNA segment encodes these proteins:
- a CDS encoding tripartite tricarboxylate transporter substrate-binding protein — MKQINALMRSAALALLPALALAQPGQAADWPRGDVDLIIPSSPGGGFDTYGRILAKVMGEQLGVTVVPKNISGGGGMRGAQAAFHARPDGQTIGLYNVPGIIEPIVTGQDVGYDIAAIDWIGAMAFNQYIVVVQKDSPYSTLADLKAAGKTITFTGYGASGVAANRILCGEVELECQVITGYPGNNDALLGVVRGDAIASVTPIETAASFNTGGDLKAILLMSDRDVAAFPEVQKATDAGYPTLGSLGLIRAFGLPPKVRPEVAEAVTAAFAAAVGSPEMAQWSDDSNSPLDPMDGAELAGLIDEQTALLEKYRDVIGQAD, encoded by the coding sequence ATGAAACAAATCAATGCACTCATGCGAAGCGCCGCGCTCGCCCTGCTGCCCGCCCTCGCGCTGGCGCAGCCCGGTCAGGCGGCGGACTGGCCGCGCGGCGACGTCGACCTCATCATCCCCTCGAGCCCGGGCGGCGGCTTCGACACCTACGGGCGCATCCTCGCCAAGGTGATGGGCGAGCAGCTCGGCGTCACCGTCGTGCCGAAGAACATCTCCGGCGGCGGCGGCATGCGCGGCGCGCAGGCGGCCTTCCACGCCCGCCCCGACGGCCAGACCATCGGCCTTTACAACGTGCCGGGGATCATCGAGCCGATCGTCACCGGGCAGGACGTGGGCTACGACATCGCGGCGATCGACTGGATCGGCGCCATGGCCTTCAACCAGTACATCGTCGTGGTGCAGAAGGACTCGCCCTATTCCACGCTGGCCGACCTCAAGGCGGCGGGCAAGACCATCACCTTCACCGGCTACGGCGCCTCCGGGGTCGCGGCCAACCGCATCCTCTGCGGCGAGGTCGAGCTCGAGTGCCAGGTGATCACCGGCTACCCCGGCAACAACGACGCGCTGCTCGGCGTGGTGCGCGGCGATGCCATCGCCTCGGTGACCCCGATCGAGACCGCCGCCTCGTTCAACACCGGCGGCGATCTCAAGGCGATCCTGCTGATGAGCGACCGCGACGTCGCCGCCTTCCCCGAGGTGCAGAAGGCGACCGACGCGGGCTATCCCACGCTCGGCAGCCTCGGCCTGATCCGCGCCTTCGGCCTGCCGCCCAAGGTCAGGCCCGAGGTCGCCGAGGCGGTGACCGCCGCCTTTGCCGCCGCCGTCGGCTCGCCCGAGATGGCGCAGTGGTCGGATGACAGCAACTCGCCGCTCGACCCGATGGACGGCGCCGAGCTGGCCGGTCTGATCGACGAACAGACCGCGCTTCTCGAGAAGTACAGGGACGTCATCGGCCAGGCCGACTGA
- a CDS encoding amidohydrolase family protein, with the protein MTDIIDIHPHVISPDTAAYPLKPLGGNQSKWSEAHPTSHEDLIAAMDGAGVSKAVVVQASTAYGHDNSYLADSVAAHPDRFTGVFSVDVMAEDAVEKIQYWQGKGLSGLRLFTTGSTMPGQAGWLGDPASFPAWAHAEKTGLPVCVQMRPEGIPALTGLLERFPGAIVILDHLARPVLEDGAPYAAAQGLWDLAAHPGVHLKLTLRNIEAAQTGASRLEDFLAHILDLFGASRIAWGSNFPAAERTLAYIVERAQEALAPLPEADRRMIFSGTARKLYPVLAEMPGVEA; encoded by the coding sequence ATGACAGACATCATCGACATCCACCCGCACGTGATCTCTCCCGACACCGCGGCCTATCCGCTGAAGCCGCTTGGCGGCAACCAGTCGAAATGGTCCGAGGCGCATCCCACCAGCCACGAGGACCTGATCGCCGCGATGGACGGTGCCGGGGTCTCTAAGGCGGTGGTCGTGCAGGCCTCGACCGCCTACGGCCACGACAATTCCTACCTTGCCGACAGCGTCGCGGCGCATCCGGACCGGTTCACCGGCGTCTTCTCGGTCGATGTCATGGCCGAAGACGCGGTGGAGAAGATCCAATACTGGCAGGGCAAGGGTCTGAGCGGCCTGCGGCTCTTCACCACCGGGAGCACCATGCCGGGTCAGGCGGGCTGGCTGGGCGATCCCGCCTCCTTCCCGGCCTGGGCCCATGCCGAAAAGACCGGCCTGCCGGTCTGCGTGCAGATGCGCCCCGAGGGCATCCCGGCGCTGACCGGGCTGCTCGAACGCTTTCCCGGCGCCATCGTGATCCTCGACCACCTCGCGCGGCCGGTGCTGGAGGATGGTGCGCCCTACGCGGCGGCGCAGGGGCTCTGGGACCTTGCGGCGCATCCGGGCGTGCATCTCAAGCTCACGCTGCGCAACATCGAGGCGGCGCAGACGGGCGCCTCGCGGCTCGAGGATTTCCTGGCGCATATCCTCGATCTCTTCGGCGCGTCGCGCATCGCCTGGGGGTCGAACTTCCCGGCGGCGGAGCGCACGCTCGCCTATATCGTGGAGCGCGCGCAGGAGGCGCTGGCGCCGCTGCCCGAGGCGGACCGGCGGATGATCTTCAGCGGCACGGCCCGGAAGCTCTACCCGGTGCTGGCCGAGATGCCCGGGGTCGAGGCATGA
- a CDS encoding LysR substrate-binding domain-containing protein, whose product MDTLHIGSETGTQAAPPLPSRSADARLPNLRHLRALLHVGRLKSVNQAGQFMNLSQPAVTQAIARLERGLGVELFQRHPTGMYASRAGELLLRHVEEMFAVLEIGLAAISRPGREPLPADILLKATQLDALVALTRASTPEGASETLGITPVALNRNLHRLEERLHVTLVLRDGRQLRLSQAGLTLARAAKLAQRELEMAMEEIDEAAGHMRGRLAVGALPLARTYVVPRALITLGQRHASARMQLVEGSYETLLAALRDGDIDILVGTLRQPAPTPDVTEVPLFQDRLCVVGRAGHPLAGKKDLKLLDLLRFPWIAPRMGSPARREFDQIFSEPGHQPPQLFEVASHIAVRAILRESDTLALISRRQIRYEEGDGQLVVLSETLARKDRTIGYTVRSRWSPTRLQQSFLDALDAAQKEGPASVGP is encoded by the coding sequence TTGGACACCCTTCACATCGGCAGCGAGACCGGCACGCAGGCGGCGCCCCCCCTGCCCTCCCGGTCTGCCGACGCCCGCCTGCCCAACCTGCGCCACCTGCGCGCGCTCCTGCATGTCGGGCGGCTCAAGAGCGTGAACCAGGCCGGGCAGTTCATGAACCTCTCGCAGCCCGCCGTCACCCAGGCCATCGCCCGGCTCGAGCGCGGCCTCGGCGTCGAGCTCTTCCAGCGCCACCCGACCGGCATGTACGCCAGCCGCGCCGGCGAGCTGCTGCTGCGCCACGTCGAGGAGATGTTCGCCGTGCTCGAGATCGGGCTCGCCGCGATCAGCCGCCCCGGGCGCGAGCCCCTGCCCGCCGACATCCTGCTCAAGGCCACGCAGCTCGACGCGCTCGTCGCGCTGACCCGCGCCTCCACCCCCGAGGGCGCCTCCGAGACGCTGGGCATCACCCCCGTCGCGCTCAACCGCAACCTGCACCGGCTCGAGGAGCGGCTGCACGTCACCCTCGTGCTGCGCGACGGCCGGCAGCTGCGGCTGTCGCAGGCCGGCCTGACGCTCGCCCGCGCCGCGAAGCTCGCGCAGCGCGAGCTCGAGATGGCGATGGAAGAGATCGACGAGGCCGCCGGCCACATGCGCGGCCGCCTTGCCGTGGGTGCCCTGCCCCTCGCCCGCACCTACGTCGTGCCGCGCGCGCTTATCACCCTCGGCCAGCGCCACGCCTCGGCGCGGATGCAGCTGGTCGAAGGCTCCTACGAGACGCTGCTCGCCGCGCTGCGCGACGGCGACATCGACATCCTCGTCGGCACCCTCCGCCAGCCCGCCCCGACCCCCGATGTGACCGAGGTGCCGCTGTTTCAGGACCGGCTATGCGTGGTTGGCCGCGCCGGGCACCCTCTGGCCGGCAAAAAAGACCTCAAACTATTGGATTTATTACGCTTTCCGTGGATTGCGCCGCGCATGGGCTCGCCCGCCCGGCGCGAGTTCGACCAGATCTTCTCCGAGCCCGGTCACCAGCCGCCGCAGCTCTTCGAGGTCGCCTCGCACATCGCCGTCCGCGCCATCCTGCGCGAGAGCGACACGCTGGCGCTGATCTCGCGCCGCCAGATACGCTACGAGGAAGGCGACGGCCAGCTCGTCGTCCTCTCCGAGACCCTCGCCCGCAAGGACCGCACCATCGGCTACACGGTCCGCAGCCGCTGGAGCCCGACCCGGCTCCAGCAGAGTTTCCTCGACGCGCTCGACGCCGCCCAGAAGGAAGGCCCGGCCTCAGTCGGCCCCTGA
- a CDS encoding tripartite tricarboxylate transporter TctB family protein, with protein MTPSRLKGIAPTLVLLALCAVYYATGASYGAATRAIPLAVCAVTILLLGLDLLSQGDGRLSVLLRRALGGARALRPGAGGHEAGVGREIAAFAWIAAFALLAVVLGFYISIPVYVIAYLRLHAGKPLATAALIGLVLTGVLYLLFAVLLGYDIFEGLVFGGYM; from the coding sequence ATGACCCCGTCGCGTCTCAAGGGCATCGCGCCCACGCTTGTCCTGCTCGCGCTCTGCGCGGTCTACTACGCCACCGGCGCAAGCTACGGCGCGGCGACGCGGGCGATCCCGCTCGCGGTCTGCGCGGTGACGATCCTGCTGCTGGGGCTCGACCTGCTGAGCCAGGGCGACGGCAGGCTCTCGGTGCTGCTGCGCCGCGCCCTCGGCGGCGCCCGCGCCCTGCGCCCCGGCGCCGGCGGCCACGAGGCCGGCGTCGGGCGCGAGATCGCCGCCTTCGCCTGGATCGCCGCCTTCGCGCTGCTCGCCGTGGTCCTCGGCTTCTATATCTCGATCCCGGTCTACGTCATCGCCTACCTCAGGCTCCACGCGGGCAAGCCGCTGGCCACGGCCGCGCTGATCGGCCTCGTGCTGACCGGGGTGCTCTACCTGCTCTTCGCCGTGCTGCTCGGCTACGACATCTTCGAAGGCCTGGTCTTCGGCGGCTACATGTAA
- the repB gene encoding plasmid partitioning protein RepB: MSDNRKKRMSMLDSLAAASKQGATGATMMATNRALRSARDAVDSHRVWELDPSQIDDTRTRDRLDPSDVIDLRDAIETNGQTVPILVRRHPEEDGRYLLVYGRRRLEAIRGSDKVTKVRALVATLDERDAMTAQISENMARRDLSFIEKALFAKELVETGFGNQSQVAEVLTVTKSAISMALSVADLIGRELATAIGAAHGIGRPRWEALARGIEETGADRDELARLADDVHTRAQVAMVSGEPVPEDVSVAAFEAVMGHLAPSPARAAAPRPRPVEKLRRQSLVVEGRKAGTLKRTAKGLNMELVDPRFADWIEAEAQTVIEELHARWKARAED, from the coding sequence ATGAGCGACAACCGCAAGAAACGCATGTCCATGCTCGACAGCCTCGCCGCCGCCAGCAAGCAGGGCGCGACGGGGGCGACGATGATGGCCACCAACCGCGCGCTGCGCTCGGCCCGCGACGCGGTCGACAGCCACCGCGTCTGGGAGCTTGATCCGTCGCAGATCGACGACACCCGCACCCGCGACCGGCTCGATCCGTCCGACGTGATCGACCTGCGCGACGCGATCGAGACCAACGGCCAGACCGTGCCGATCCTCGTGCGTCGCCATCCCGAGGAGGATGGGCGCTACCTGCTGGTCTACGGCCGCCGCCGCCTCGAGGCGATCCGCGGCTCCGACAAGGTCACCAAGGTCCGCGCGCTGGTCGCCACGCTCGACGAGCGCGACGCAATGACCGCGCAGATCTCCGAGAACATGGCCCGGCGCGACCTGTCCTTCATCGAAAAGGCGCTCTTTGCCAAGGAGTTGGTGGAAACCGGCTTTGGCAACCAGAGCCAGGTCGCCGAGGTCCTGACGGTCACCAAGTCGGCAATCTCCATGGCGCTCTCGGTCGCCGACCTGATCGGCCGCGAGCTTGCCACCGCCATCGGTGCCGCCCATGGCATCGGCCGGCCGCGCTGGGAGGCGCTTGCCCGCGGCATCGAGGAAACCGGCGCCGACCGCGACGAACTCGCCCGGCTGGCGGATGACGTCCACACCCGCGCGCAGGTCGCCATGGTCAGCGGCGAGCCGGTCCCCGAGGATGTCTCGGTCGCCGCCTTCGAGGCGGTGATGGGCCACCTGGCCCCCTCCCCTGCCCGCGCCGCGGCGCCCAGGCCCAGGCCGGTGGAAAAGCTCCGCCGCCAGTCGCTCGTCGTCGAGGGACGCAAGGCCGGGACGCTCAAGCGCACCGCCAAGGGGCTGAACATGGAACTCGTGGACCCGCGCTTTGCCGACTGGATCGAAGCCGAGGCCCAGACCGTCATCGAAGAGCTTCACGCGCGCTGGAAAGCCCGCGCCGAAGACTGA
- a CDS encoding tripartite tricarboxylate transporter permease, with protein sequence MLDALGHSLHALVAGGGSLYLILGTLVGLVFGIIPGLGGPTALALLIPLTFGLDTSAAMLLAGGIMGAVPFGGSVTAILLNTPGTAPNAATVFDGFPLTRLGRAGEALGAAGAASSVGGVLGVLLLFAILPVAREIILLFSPPEFFMLAVLGLCAIAVSTEGKFLRGMIAAGVGLLVAFIGYDDVSGGTRFTYGIDYLWDGVPLVPALIGLFAIAQIMQLYIEGGAIADDPARVRVTRVTDGVRAVFREWPTVLRGSVVGATIGAVPGVGGTVAAFLAYSMTVQISDEPESFGKGNIKGVIAPEASNNAREGGALIPTLAFGIPGSAEMAVFLGLLVLHGMQPGPSILLDHMDVITTLMLSLAIASVAASVICLAVARQLARITMIDINYLVPIILPISLVGAYALNSSMYDVIVAVIFGAVGYLMQRFDYPKLPLVIAMFLGAVMEVNFRQALMISGGDWTTFFTRGLSLTLFVLILLSLAMPLIRYLLRRRKLARAEREDTA encoded by the coding sequence ATGCTGGACGCTCTGGGACACTCTCTGCACGCGCTGGTCGCGGGCGGGGGATCACTCTATCTCATCCTCGGAACGCTGGTCGGGCTGGTCTTCGGGATCATTCCCGGCCTCGGCGGTCCGACGGCGCTCGCGCTGCTCATCCCCCTGACCTTCGGCCTCGACACCTCGGCGGCGATGCTGCTGGCGGGCGGGATCATGGGCGCCGTGCCCTTCGGCGGCTCGGTCACCGCGATCCTGCTCAACACCCCCGGCACCGCGCCCAACGCCGCCACCGTCTTCGACGGCTTCCCCCTGACCAGGCTCGGCCGCGCCGGCGAGGCGCTCGGCGCGGCGGGGGCGGCCTCGTCGGTCGGCGGCGTGCTCGGCGTGCTGCTGCTCTTCGCCATCCTGCCCGTCGCGCGCGAGATCATCCTGCTCTTCTCGCCGCCCGAGTTCTTCATGCTCGCCGTGCTCGGCCTCTGCGCCATCGCCGTCTCGACCGAGGGCAAGTTCCTGCGCGGCATGATCGCGGCGGGGGTCGGCCTGCTTGTCGCCTTCATCGGCTACGACGACGTGAGCGGCGGCACGCGCTTCACCTACGGCATCGACTACCTCTGGGACGGGGTGCCGCTGGTGCCCGCGCTGATCGGCCTCTTCGCCATCGCCCAGATCATGCAGCTCTACATCGAGGGCGGCGCCATCGCCGACGATCCCGCCCGCGTCCGCGTCACCCGCGTCACCGACGGCGTGCGCGCGGTGTTCCGCGAATGGCCGACGGTGCTGCGCGGCTCGGTCGTCGGCGCGACCATCGGCGCCGTGCCCGGCGTCGGCGGGACCGTGGCGGCCTTCCTCGCCTATTCCATGACGGTGCAGATCTCCGACGAGCCCGAGAGCTTCGGCAAGGGCAACATCAAGGGCGTCATCGCCCCCGAGGCCTCGAACAACGCCCGCGAGGGCGGCGCGCTCATCCCCACCCTCGCCTTCGGCATCCCCGGCAGCGCCGAGATGGCGGTCTTCCTCGGCCTGCTCGTGCTGCACGGCATGCAGCCCGGCCCGTCGATCCTGCTCGACCACATGGACGTCATCACCACGCTGATGCTGTCGCTCGCCATCGCCTCGGTCGCCGCCTCGGTCATCTGCCTTGCCGTGGCGCGGCAGCTGGCGCGGATCACCATGATCGACATCAACTACCTCGTGCCGATCATCCTGCCGATCTCGCTGGTCGGGGCCTACGCGCTCAACAGCTCGATGTACGACGTCATCGTCGCGGTGATCTTCGGCGCGGTGGGCTATCTCATGCAGCGCTTCGACTATCCCAAGCTGCCGCTGGTGATCGCCATGTTCCTCGGCGCGGTGATGGAGGTCAACTTCCGCCAGGCGCTGATGATCTCGGGCGGCGACTGGACCACCTTCTTCACCCGCGGCCTGTCGCTGACGCTCTTCGTGCTGATCCTGCTGAGCCTCGCCATGCCGCTCATCCGCTACCTGCTGCGCCGCCGCAAGCTGGCCCGCGCCGAGAGGGAGGACACCGCATGA
- the repC gene encoding plasmid replication protein RepC gives MGHTPITPFGRTIEAVRTSLEARLPAAAAPCSVDKWQVLRDLTAARRSFDLSDRDITLLQALLSFHPEARLDGSQPLVIHPSNETICARANGMPDSTMRRHLARLVSAGLLVRRDSPNGKRYARRVAGGKIAFGFDLRPLLHRASEIASRAEEARALEDEIKALRETVSLLRRDLAALADLGRIETPRAAPWDAFSDLAQLTARDLRRKLDLETLLRIEATLRDALLRAARVFEVETAEMSSSDARNEQHQQKSQKELLDSESPETEPVIELAVVAPGETVTAMEAEKRAAPPPPLRLVLSTCSEIAVFTPDPIHDWHGLIRATEKIRPMTGISDSAWTDAKSAMGPEQAAATLCAMLQRFSEIRNPGGYIRHLTRKAREGSFSPTRMVLSLDKRAA, from the coding sequence ATGGGTCACACCCCCATCACGCCTTTCGGGCGAACGATCGAGGCTGTCCGGACATCGCTCGAAGCCCGGCTCCCGGCGGCCGCGGCCCCCTGCAGCGTCGACAAGTGGCAGGTCCTCCGCGATCTCACCGCGGCGCGCCGGAGCTTCGATCTCTCCGACCGTGACATCACCCTCTTGCAGGCGCTGCTGAGCTTCCACCCCGAGGCCCGGCTCGACGGATCGCAGCCGCTGGTCATCCACCCCTCGAACGAGACGATCTGCGCCCGGGCGAACGGCATGCCCGACTCGACCATGCGCCGGCACCTCGCCCGGTTGGTCTCGGCCGGCCTGCTGGTCCGCCGCGACAGCCCGAACGGCAAGCGCTACGCCCGCCGCGTCGCCGGCGGCAAGATCGCCTTCGGCTTCGACCTGCGCCCCCTGCTCCACCGCGCCTCCGAGATCGCCTCCCGCGCCGAGGAAGCCCGCGCGCTCGAGGACGAGATCAAGGCCCTGCGCGAGACCGTGAGCCTTCTGCGCCGCGACCTTGCCGCCCTCGCCGACCTCGGCCGCATCGAGACCCCCCGGGCCGCGCCCTGGGATGCCTTCTCCGACCTCGCGCAGCTCACCGCGCGCGACCTGCGCCGCAAGCTGGACCTCGAAACCCTGCTCCGGATCGAGGCCACGCTGCGCGACGCCCTCCTCCGCGCGGCCCGTGTCTTCGAAGTCGAAACAGCCGAAATGAGCAGCAGTGACGCCCGGAATGAGCAGCACCAACAGAAGTCACAAAAAGAACTCTTAGACTCTGAATCCCCCGAGACAGAGCCTGTCATCGAGCTTGCCGTGGTTGCGCCGGGCGAGACCGTCACAGCGATGGAGGCCGAGAAAAGGGCGGCCCCTCCCCCACCGCTGCGCCTCGTCCTCAGCACCTGCTCCGAGATCGCGGTCTTCACCCCCGACCCCATCCACGACTGGCACGGCCTCATCCGGGCAACCGAGAAGATCCGTCCGATGACCGGGATCTCCGACTCCGCCTGGACGGACGCCAAGTCCGCCATGGGCCCCGAACAGGCCGCGGCGACGCTCTGCGCCATGCTCCAGAGGTTCTCGGAAATCCGCAACCCGGGCGGCTACATCCGCCACCTCACCCGCAAGGCGCGCGAAGGCTCCTTCTCGCCGACACGGATGGTCCTCTCCCTCGACAAGCGCGCCGCGTGA
- the repA gene encoding plasmid partitioning protein RepA: MQDITENEDLNTVIRDHSERLTAQLHAQAESLFPPDASKEMRKFTSGEAAALLGVNDSYLRKLHLDGKGPSPDLTPGNRRLYSVHDIHDLRILLEKTARKPGDYLPGRREGDHLQVIGVMNFKGGSGKTTSSAHLAQRLALLGYRVLAIDLDPQASLTALHGVQPEFDLIDGGTLYDAIRYDDPVPITEVIRPTYIPGLDLIPGNLELMEFEHETPRALAQGNAGLFFFRVKDVLAQVDERYDVVVIDCPPQLGFLTMSALSAATGVLVTIHPEMLDVMSMSQFLRMTADLMDVIAESGANMKHDWMRYLLTRYEPTDAPQNRIVAFLRTMYAEKVLNAPMLKSTAISDAGLTKQTLYEVERSAFTRATYDRALESLNAVNDEIAALIQKTWGR; this comes from the coding sequence ATGCAGGATATCACCGAAAACGAAGACCTGAACACGGTCATTCGCGACCATTCCGAACGGCTGACCGCGCAGCTCCATGCGCAGGCGGAAAGCCTGTTCCCGCCCGACGCCTCGAAGGAGATGCGCAAGTTCACCTCCGGGGAAGCCGCCGCGCTGCTCGGCGTGAACGATTCCTACCTGCGCAAGCTGCACCTCGACGGCAAGGGCCCCTCGCCCGACCTGACGCCCGGCAACCGCCGGCTCTACTCGGTGCACGACATCCACGACCTGCGCATCCTGCTGGAGAAGACCGCGCGCAAGCCCGGCGACTACCTGCCCGGCCGCCGCGAGGGGGACCACCTGCAGGTCATCGGCGTGATGAATTTCAAGGGCGGCTCGGGCAAGACCACCAGCTCTGCCCATCTCGCGCAGCGGCTCGCCCTGCTCGGCTACCGGGTGCTGGCGATCGACCTCGACCCGCAGGCCTCGCTCACCGCGCTGCACGGCGTCCAGCCCGAGTTCGACCTGATCGACGGCGGCACGCTCTACGATGCCATCCGCTACGACGATCCCGTGCCCATCACCGAGGTCATCCGCCCGACCTACATCCCCGGGCTCGACCTCATCCCCGGCAACCTCGAGCTGATGGAATTCGAGCACGAGACTCCCCGCGCGCTGGCGCAGGGCAACGCCGGGCTGTTCTTCTTCCGCGTCAAGGACGTGCTGGCGCAGGTCGACGAGCGCTACGACGTGGTGGTCATCGACTGCCCGCCGCAGCTCGGCTTCCTGACCATGTCGGCGCTCTCCGCCGCAACCGGCGTGCTGGTCACCATCCACCCCGAGATGCTCGACGTCATGTCCATGTCGCAGTTCCTGCGCATGACCGCCGACCTCATGGACGTGATCGCCGAGAGCGGCGCGAACATGAAACACGACTGGATGCGCTACCTGCTCACCCGCTACGAGCCGACCGACGCGCCGCAGAACCGCATCGTGGCCTTCCTGCGCACCATGTACGCCGAGAAGGTGCTGAACGCGCCCATGCTGAAATCCACGGCGATCTCGGATGCGGGTCTCACCAAGCAGACCCTCTACGAGGTCGAGCGCAGCGCCTTCACCCGCGCGACCTACGACCGGGCGCTCGAAAGCCTCAACGCCGTGAACGACGAGATCGCCGCGCTGATCCAGAAAACGTGGGGCCGCTGA
- a CDS encoding type II toxin-antitoxin system ParD family antitoxin, with the protein MSVKSSISLTEAQDAYVRGLVHDGRFPSVSAALQHGLELMRQESEQAEALRRLLDERRGGAFVSLAEGRAETEAMIARKRGARGL; encoded by the coding sequence ATGAGCGTGAAATCCTCCATTTCCCTGACCGAAGCGCAGGACGCCTATGTCCGCGGGCTGGTGCATGACGGGCGGTTTCCGTCGGTGAGCGCGGCCCTGCAGCACGGGCTCGAGCTGATGCGGCAGGAGAGCGAGCAGGCCGAGGCGCTGCGCCGGCTGCTCGACGAGCGGCGGGGCGGGGCCTTCGTCTCGCTGGCCGAGGGCCGGGCGGAGACCGAGGCGATGATCGCGCGCAAGCGGGGAGCGCGTGGCCTATAG
- a CDS encoding type II toxin-antitoxin system RelE/ParE family toxin, with protein sequence MAYSVLRAAAVARDLELIFDFIAGSAETLGEDAGTAFDMAERRIRAILGAMEGLGRAPHQGTLRPELGAGVRHVTKDRAIFYFEVDDAAEELRILAVFFGGQDHDRHILLRLLSGA encoded by the coding sequence GTGGCCTATAGCGTCCTGCGCGCGGCGGCGGTCGCGCGCGACCTCGAGCTGATCTTCGACTTCATCGCCGGCAGCGCGGAGACGCTGGGAGAGGACGCCGGCACCGCCTTCGACATGGCGGAGCGGCGGATCCGGGCGATCCTCGGCGCGATGGAGGGGCTTGGCCGGGCGCCGCACCAGGGCACGCTGCGACCGGAGCTGGGCGCGGGCGTGCGGCACGTGACCAAGGACCGGGCGATCTTCTACTTCGAGGTCGATGACGCGGCAGAGGAGCTGCGCATCCTCGCGGTGTTCTTCGGCGGGCAGGACCACGACCGCCACATCCTGCTGCGGCTGCTGTCCGGGGCCTGA
- the denD gene encoding D-erythronate dehydrogenase, which produces MHILIIGAAGMVGRKLTARLAADGTLGGTGITALTLVDVVAPVPPAGLAIPCTCTALDISDPAAAAQMVAQRPAVIFHLAAIVSGEAEVEFDKGYAINLDATRHLFEAIRSLHEQDGYTPRVVFTSSIAVFGAPFPEKIDDSFFTTPRTSYGTQKAMCELLLSDFSRKGMFDGIALRLPTVCIRPGTPNKAASGFFSNILREPLVGREAVLPVSEDVRHWHASPRSAVGFLLHAATLDLAPLGARRALTMPGLSATVGEQIEALRRVAGDKAVALIRREPDPAILEIVSGWPRDFDAARAEGLGFTAETSFDEIIRIHIEDELGGRLGA; this is translated from the coding sequence ATGCATATCCTCATCATCGGTGCCGCCGGCATGGTCGGGCGCAAGCTGACCGCCCGGCTCGCCGCCGACGGCACACTTGGCGGCACCGGGATCACCGCCCTCACCCTCGTCGACGTGGTCGCCCCCGTGCCGCCCGCGGGCCTTGCCATCCCCTGCACCTGCACCGCGCTCGACATCTCGGACCCCGCCGCCGCGGCGCAGATGGTCGCACAGCGCCCCGCGGTGATCTTCCACCTCGCCGCCATCGTCTCGGGCGAGGCCGAGGTGGAATTCGACAAGGGCTACGCCATCAACCTCGACGCGACGCGCCACCTCTTCGAGGCGATCCGCAGCCTGCACGAGCAGGACGGCTACACCCCGCGCGTGGTCTTCACTTCCTCGATCGCGGTCTTCGGCGCCCCCTTCCCCGAGAAGATCGACGACAGCTTCTTCACCACCCCGCGCACCAGCTACGGCACGCAGAAGGCGATGTGCGAGCTGCTGCTCTCCGACTTCTCGCGCAAGGGCATGTTCGACGGCATCGCGCTGCGCCTGCCCACCGTCTGCATCCGCCCCGGCACCCCGAACAAGGCCGCCTCGGGCTTCTTCTCGAACATCCTGCGCGAGCCGCTCGTCGGCAGGGAGGCGGTGCTGCCCGTCTCCGAGGACGTGCGCCACTGGCACGCGAGCCCGCGCTCGGCGGTCGGCTTCCTGCTGCATGCCGCCACGCTCGACCTCGCCCCGCTCGGCGCGCGCCGGGCGCTGACCATGCCCGGGCTCAGCGCGACGGTGGGTGAACAGATCGAGGCACTGCGCCGCGTCGCCGGGGACAAGGCCGTGGCGCTGATCCGCCGCGAGCCCGACCCCGCGATCCTCGAGATCGTCTCAGGCTGGCCGCGCGACTTCGACGCCGCCCGCGCCGAAGGGCTCGGCTTCACCGCCGAAACCAGCTTCGACGAGATCATCCGCATCCACATCGAGGACGAGCTCGGCGGGCGCCTCGGCGCCTAG